One segment of Pseudoalteromonas rubra DNA contains the following:
- a CDS encoding NADH:ubiquinone reductase (Na(+)-transporting) subunit B, which produces MALKKFLEDIEPHFEPGGKHEKWYALYEAVATVFYTPGYVNKGGTHVRDNIDLKRIMILVWMATFPAMFFGMFNIGHQAAIAIGNGFEIANTWQAALFQLFGGELTADSGWGAKMFYGACFFLPIYATVFIVGGFWEVLFASVRKHEVNEGFFVTSVLFALILPATIPLWQVALGITFGVVVAKEVFGGTGRNFLNPALAGRAFLFFAYPGDISGDTVWTAVDSFSGATYLGQAATGALDYDNMVLWWNAFYGFIQGSVGETSTLAIMIGGLFLIYVRIASWRIVLGTFLGMVVMSMLLNMIGSETNTVFAMPWHWHLVLGGFAFGMFFMATDPVSASFTDKGKWAYGALIGVMVVLIRVVNPAYPEGMMLAILFANLFAPLFDHMVVQSNVKRRLARV; this is translated from the coding sequence ATGGCCTTAAAGAAATTTTTAGAAGACATTGAACCTCACTTTGAACCTGGCGGTAAACACGAGAAGTGGTATGCCCTGTACGAAGCAGTAGCAACTGTTTTCTACACGCCAGGTTATGTCAACAAAGGCGGCACTCACGTACGTGATAATATCGACCTGAAACGTATCATGATCTTAGTTTGGATGGCGACATTCCCAGCTATGTTCTTCGGTATGTTCAACATTGGCCATCAGGCTGCGATTGCGATTGGCAATGGTTTTGAAATCGCAAACACTTGGCAGGCGGCATTATTCCAGCTGTTTGGCGGTGAGCTAACAGCCGATTCTGGCTGGGGCGCAAAGATGTTCTACGGGGCCTGTTTCTTCCTACCGATTTACGCGACAGTGTTTATTGTCGGTGGTTTCTGGGAAGTGTTATTTGCTTCTGTGCGTAAGCACGAAGTAAATGAAGGTTTCTTCGTAACATCAGTACTGTTTGCCCTGATCTTGCCTGCAACGATCCCGCTGTGGCAAGTTGCGCTGGGTATCACCTTCGGTGTTGTGGTAGCAAAAGAAGTCTTCGGTGGTACAGGCCGTAACTTCCTGAACCCGGCACTGGCTGGTCGTGCATTCCTGTTCTTCGCATACCCAGGTGACATCTCAGGTGACACTGTGTGGACAGCGGTAGACTCTTTCTCAGGTGCAACTTACCTGGGTCAGGCTGCAACAGGCGCGCTTGATTATGACAACATGGTACTGTGGTGGAACGCATTCTACGGCTTTATTCAAGGTTCAGTAGGTGAAACCTCTACACTGGCTATCATGATTGGTGGTTTGTTCCTGATTTACGTTCGTATCGCATCGTGGCGCATCGTCCTGGGTACTTTCCTGGGTATGGTAGTGATGTCTATGCTGCTGAACATGATCGGTTCAGAAACTAACACTGTATTCGCTATGCCTTGGCACTGGCACTTAGTACTGGGTGGCTTTGCATTCGGTATGTTCTTCATGGCAACCGACCCGGTATCTGCGTCTTTCACAGACAAAGGTAAGTGGGCATATGGTGCATTGATTGGTGTAATGGTTGTACTTATCCGTGTTGTTAACCCGGCATACCCAGAAGGTATGATGTTAGCAATTCTATTCGCAAACCTGTTCGCACCACTTTTCGACCACATGGTTGTGCAGTCTAATGTGAAGAGGAGATTAGCACGTGTCTAG
- a CDS encoding Na(+)-translocating NADH-quinone reductase subunit C yields the protein MSSNNESIGKTLGVVVGLCLVCAVVVSFAAVQLRPLQQANKIEDVQRNILAAAGVENVENVSETYNQVIDARVVDMKTGEFVDTDPNSFDFTMTKFDAARSVALPKAKDVAGVQRMTTESPVYLAKNSNGKFESVILPIQGYGLWGIMYGFVALDLDGETIQAIKFYQHTETAGLGGEIQNPRWTATWQGKKLPIDVVKGTAGSDVHKVDGLSGATLTSNGVENTFTFWTGDDAFGPFLAKVREGALN from the coding sequence GTGTCTAGTAACAATGAATCTATCGGCAAAACGCTAGGCGTTGTTGTTGGCTTATGTTTAGTGTGTGCGGTTGTCGTATCTTTTGCGGCAGTACAGCTTCGCCCACTACAACAGGCAAACAAAATCGAAGACGTGCAGCGCAACATTTTGGCGGCTGCTGGCGTTGAGAACGTTGAGAACGTGTCAGAAACCTACAATCAAGTGATTGACGCACGCGTTGTAGATATGAAGACCGGTGAGTTTGTAGACACAGATCCTAACTCATTCGATTTCACTATGACTAAGTTCGATGCGGCGCGCAGTGTTGCTTTGCCAAAAGCAAAAGACGTTGCGGGCGTTCAGCGTATGACGACTGAGTCTCCGGTTTACCTTGCTAAGAACAGCAATGGTAAATTTGAGTCTGTGATCCTGCCAATTCAGGGTTACGGTCTTTGGGGTATCATGTACGGCTTCGTAGCATTGGACCTGGACGGTGAAACCATTCAGGCAATCAAATTCTACCAGCACACTGAAACTGCGGGTCTGGGTGGCGAAATCCAAAACCCAAGATGGACTGCAACTTGGCAGGGCAAAAAGCTACCAATCGACGTAGTAAAAGGCACTGCGGGTAGTGATGTGCATAAAGTAGATGGTCTGTCTGGTGCAACGTTAACGTCTAACGGTGTTGAAAATACATTTACGTTCTGGACAGGCGACGATGCGTTTGGTCCATTCCTTGCGAAAGTACGTGAAGGGGCATTGAACTAA